A genomic window from Hyalangium gracile includes:
- a CDS encoding GspE/PulE/PilB domain-containing protein, with protein sequence MSPPSSPPPPTRKKRLGEILMDAGLLTETQLRSALAEQRKWGGKLGLTLVQMGFVDESSMVHALSRQLHIPVVELDGLNPPEYLLKLFRVDLAERYTVFPVAADTAHKTITLASADPTNVEALQELAFHTEQKVQVVVSSASAIERAIRKHYYGGMATTTASPDQFGISEPVYEFSPPAPHRLSSAREADLQQRLEVLTQQVADLQQMVANQARSLSALIEVLDTRGVLSREEYFSKLRGSSRS encoded by the coding sequence GTGAGCCCTCCTTCCTCGCCCCCTCCCCCCACGCGCAAGAAGCGGCTCGGCGAGATCCTCATGGACGCCGGCCTCCTCACCGAGACCCAGCTGCGCTCGGCCCTGGCCGAGCAGCGCAAGTGGGGCGGCAAGCTCGGCCTCACCCTGGTGCAGATGGGCTTCGTGGACGAGAGCTCCATGGTCCACGCCCTCTCGCGCCAGCTGCACATCCCCGTCGTGGAGCTGGATGGGCTCAACCCGCCCGAGTACCTGCTCAAGCTCTTCCGCGTGGACCTCGCCGAGCGCTACACCGTCTTCCCCGTCGCCGCGGACACCGCTCACAAGACGATCACCCTGGCCAGCGCGGACCCCACCAACGTGGAGGCGCTCCAGGAGCTGGCCTTCCACACCGAGCAGAAGGTCCAGGTCGTGGTCAGCAGCGCCTCGGCCATCGAGCGCGCCATCCGCAAGCATTACTACGGGGGCATGGCCACCACGACCGCCAGCCCGGATCAGTTCGGTATCAGCGAGCCCGTGTACGAGTTCTCCCCGCCCGCGCCGCACCGGCTCTCATCGGCCCGCGAGGCCGACCTGCAGCAGCGCCTGGAGGTCCTCACCCAGCAGGTGGCGGATCTACAGCAGATGGTCGCCAACCAGGCCCGCTCGCTCAGCGCGCTCATCGAGGTGCTGGATACCCGAGGCGTCCTCTCGCGCGAGGAGTACTTCTCCAAGCTGCGCGGCTCCTCGCGCTCCTGA